One Alosa alosa isolate M-15738 ecotype Scorff River chromosome 22, AALO_Geno_1.1, whole genome shotgun sequence DNA segment encodes these proteins:
- the rhobtb1 gene encoding LOW QUALITY PROTEIN: rho-related BTB domain-containing protein 1 (The sequence of the model RefSeq protein was modified relative to this genomic sequence to represent the inferred CDS: deleted 1 base in 1 codon; substituted 4 bases at 4 genomic stop codons) — translation MDYERPNVETIKCVVVGDNAVGKTRLICARACNTTLTQYQLLATHVPTVWAIDQYRVCQEVLERSRDVVDEVSVSLRLWDTFGDHHKDRRFAYGRPIKPGDILPPESGREVAKELGIPYYETSVFDQFGIKDIFDNAIRAALISRRHLQFWKSHLRKVQKPLLQAPFLPPKAPPPLIKISEGPGVGPGDREGPRQLLDSPLCADVVFVLQEHARVFAHRIYLSTSSSKFYDLFQMDCPRSPNAWSXLTASEGPAEEEEEAAAVEVPPSPGATHAATPTXCARXAWTPRRRVTRPVARAAAASKSGNALRVRSLRCGKRGAQLASTSWSKAFYSIHREAVANPVTGASAPMTVVKMDASIQMGPFSAVLRFLYTGELDEEEPDLMKVAQIAEILEVFDLRMMVENIMNKEGFMNQEITKAFHVRKANRIKECLTKNKFTDRQXFSLDDGTINAHKPLLISSCDWMSALFGGSFMESSNNEVSIPSTSRACMQGVLEYLYTNQLSPMADLDPLELIALANRLCLPRLIALTEQYAVTELVRGSRGGQDIDGEVLTYLELAQFHNANQLAAWCLHHICTHYNSVCANYRKEIKSKSLENQEYFEKHRWPPVWYLKEEDHYQRMKKEREKEDVVLNKHHSRRRWCFWRASPAVG, via the exons ATGGATTACGAGCGGCCTAACGTGGAGACCATCAAGTGTGTCGTTGTGGGGGACAATGCCGTTGGGAAGACTCGCCTCATCTGTGCCCGCGCCTGCAACACCACACTGACCCAGTACCAGCTGCTGGCCACACACGTGCCCACCGTCTGGGCCATCGACCAGTACCGAGTGTGCCAGGAG GTGTTGGAGCGATCCAGAGATGTGGTGGACGAGGTGAGCGTGTCCCTACGACTATGGGACACATTTGGAGACCACCACAAAGACAGACGATTTGCCTATGGCAG GCCCATCAAACCCGGGGACATCCTGCCACCAGAGAGTGGACGAGAGGTGGCCAAAGAGCTGGGTATCCCCTACTATGAAACCAGCGTCTTCGACCAGTTCGGCATCAAGGACATCTTCGACAACGCCATCCGCGCCGCCCTCATCTCCCGCCGCCACCTGCAGTTCTGGAAGTCGCACCTGCGCAAGGTCCAGAAGCCTCTCCTCCAGGCGCCGTTCCTGCCGCCCAAAGCGCCCCCTCCGCTCATCAAGATCTCCGAGGGGCCGGGCGTCGGCCCCGGCGACCGCGAGGGTCCGCGGCAGCTGCTGGACAGCCCGCTGTGCGCCGACGTGGTGTTCGTGCTGCAGGAGCACGCGCGCGTCTTCGCCCACCGCATCTACCTGTCCACGTCCTCGTCCAAGTTCTACGACCTCTTCCAGATGGAC TGTCCGAGGAGTCCCAATGCCTGGTCGTGACTGACCGCTTCCGAGGGTccggcagaggaggaggaggaggcggcggcgGTGGAGGTGCCTCCGTCGCCGGGGGCAACGCACGCGGCGACGCCCACCTGATGCGCACGCTGAGCCTGGACACCGAGGAGGCGTGTTACGCGACCAGTCGCCCGTGCCGCTGCGGCGTCCAAAAGCGGCAACGCGCTCCGTGTGAGGTCGCTTCGGTGTGGCAAGCGCGGTGCTCAGCTCGCTTCAACCTCCTGGAGCAAGGCCTTCTACAGCATCCACCGCGAGGCCGTGGCCAACCCGGTGACCGGCGCGTCGGCGCCCATGACCGTGGTCAAGATGGACGCCTCCATCCAGATGGGTCCGTTCAGCGCCGTGCTGCGCTTCCTGTACACGGGCGAGTTGGACGAAGAGGAGCCCGACCTGATGAAGGTGGCGCAGATCGCCGAGATCCTGGAGGTGTTCGACCTGCGCATGATGGTGGAGAACATCATGAACAAGGAGGGCTTCATGAACCAGGAGATCACCAAGGCGTTCCACGTCAGGAAGGCCAATCGCATCAAGGAGTGTCTCACCAAAAACAAGTTCACAG ATCGTCAGTAGTTCAGTTTGGACGATGGCACCATCAACGCCCATAAGCCTCTGCTCATCTCCAGCTGCGACTGGATGTCAGCGCTGTTCGGCGGCTCCTTCATGGAGAGCTCCAACAATGAG GTGTCCATCCCCAGCACCAGTCGCGCGTGCATGCAGGGCGTGCTGGAGTACCTGTACACCAACCAGCTGTCCCCCATGGCCGACCTGGACCCCCTGGAGCTCATCGCCCTGGCCAACAGACTGTGCCTTCCCCGCCTCATCGCTCTGACAG aACAGTATGCTGTGACTGAGCTGGTGAGAGGCTCTCGAGGCGGCCAGGATATTGACGGAGAGGTGCTGACCTACCTGGAGCTGGCTCAG ttCCACAATGCTAACCAGTTAGCAGCCTGGTGCTTGCATCACATTTGTACACATTACAACAGCGTTTGTGCCAATTACCGCAAAGAAATCAAGTCCAAGTCACTAG AGAACCAGGAGTACTTTGAGAAGCACCGCTGGCCGCCAGTGTGGTACCTGAAGGAGGAGGACCACTACCAGCGCATGAAGAAGGAGCGGGAGAAGGAGGACGTGGTCCTCAACAAGCACCACTCGCGCAGGCGCTGGTGCTTCTGGCGGGCCTCACCCGCCgtagggtga